One Anguilla rostrata isolate EN2019 chromosome 15, ASM1855537v3, whole genome shotgun sequence genomic window, attTCTGTTAGCTTTCagctcagctgtaacctgctcaacccattcTATTTGCTgcctgctactttacaccaggctggccagtggaggatgggctccccctctatagccgggtttcTCTCGAGATTTTTTCCCATTGAGAAGAAGtgggagttgttttttttaccttatgtacctgctatttggaggttcaggcctggtgtttgctcagtttgctgtttttgctctgtctccTGCCTTGGTACTCTGTAAAgaatctttgtgacagttcccTGTAAAAAGcagtatacaaataaaactgaattgaattgaattgaacacaGGCAGTATTCTGGCTAACAGTGTTAGATGTCCATTGACTGGAATCAAACTGGCACCCACAATGCAAAAGTAAGGTGAATAGGATTCTAAATATAGGAAGTTCAGTGGAACTCACAATGATCCATTCACATGATGTGTTTGCAAAGTAGAGCAAATAGGGTAGTCCTTCAGCACATTGGTGAAATAAACAGAGTCTATTCTATCCAAATGGAAAATTTAGTAGAAAACtagcagaaaaatatattttactaaatttttAGTTGATCATAATGCAAAAAACAACATGGCCATTTTTTCTGATGCAGCTTCGTATTTAGTTTGGTTGCACCAGTGATTCCATGACTGATTGAGTGTAATTCAATCAATCATTAAATCAATCTAACAATCAATATTTTAGTATGTCAACTTACAAATGAGCTGTTACAATCTGCCTTTTGGCTGGTTTAAGAAGAGTTCTCAGGTATGGTATAGACTCAGATTACTGGGAACAGGTGTTGAATGAGGCTGGAGAGGTCACTTCAGAGAAAGTCTTCAAAGATCAAAACACATTCCCCTTCCGCTAGAATCAGGTGAAGGTCATTCCAAAGCTTCTAAAAAGCTCCTTGGGTTTTAAAAGAATAGTTCATTTTCTGgaggtttttaaatattatttccgTTTTAGTGGGTGCCCAgattacacatttaaacaaagTTACCCTAGTGGTTttaatttttgtgaaatttttgtGGACTATTAAGTTACTTTGATGGGTAAAAATTTGTTTCAGCTGTATATAAATAACAGGATAAAGAGTAATCACATACAAAGAGTAAACTCATATAAACTCCTATAATTTTAGTGCTCAGATTGAAGTTTGAaggaaagtttttaaaatagcttttaatTTAAGATGTTCAGAACAATTAATTTTCAACTGAATAAACAACAAATGGACATAATATTGTCACATTATCTATCACTATCACTATCACTATGCCCTAATCCATATATAAGGCCAATACACTGATTGGTCCTTGCAGGGATGCACACCCTGGTCAGCGTATATGCAAACCACGTATGGTAGATGCACTGAAGAGGGAAAAGAGTTTATAATGAATATGACAGTTGATGATAACCAAGGATAGGCAATTGAAGGTGAACAAGGTATTTTGCAAAGCAAGACAAATAAAGACAGCCATTCAATAAGAGAAAAGACACACCCCCACTATTCTCCTCCAGTGAGCAtactccccctctcctgtagGCACAGGGGAACCATTAAAAATCTAGTGACAGTAATAAGATACTTTGTACAATGGAATGCGTCTCTTAGATACTTTCATAAGGAGGCCCAAGGTGATGGTCCTTCCTATAATTCAAGAACTTATGTAGACAATACATACTTGGGATAAACCACCCTACGCCAACTTATAACAGCTCAATGTGTCAATCTGTATAACATACTGTGTTCCCTGCATTTCAGGtgatattattcacagtccACCACATTTACCATATCATTCcgttatttacatgcacatacatagaATGCTTTCATCAGTCCACAGCGTGGGTAATGGTCAACCAGGTTCCTGTCTGACCCAGCGGTGACTAGGTTATTTTATGACgtgaaaacagacactgttCTGGTCATCTGTTTATCCTTGTTCCTGTAGCCCACAAGAGTTGGTGGGGTAAAAAGGTTGTGAGATGGTCTCACAGCAACCTCCAGATTGCAAGGTCAATTgtcttttcagctgtgtttacagCCTTCTGATCTTTACGACTCCTCCGGAATGCAGGCAAAAATCAAAATCCATGGACAGTCAAACTTTTACCTCACAGTATCTCCTTTGATactcacattcattttaataaaaaaaacaatgcacagtaaaagctcatttaaatatatatatttttattaaaaaggtacatttttatacacagaATTGTctattgtacatacatattaTTCACTAAATTAACACTCTACAGTCGATTGAACAACTCTGTGTCGTTCCTGGTGTggattgctttttaaattaaaaaaatacgaACCATTGCATCTATATTCTATGTACTATTCTCCCAATACTACACAGTTGTTATTGCCTTTAAATAGACTGTTCTGATTGTAAATATCTAAGATTCTGCCCATTATTGCATCACTGTAAATGTCACACCACAATGCAGCTCCATTACACTGCACAGAAGGTTCATCATTTCTCTGCCAAAGAACAGGCAGGACTCATAGTGCTGGGCAATTCTAAATCATGTTGTTCTCTGAACAGAAAAACCTGCTTAAGAACAGTCAGtgacgccattttggctctgctgGGACGAGCTTTCCGTAGGGCCCAGAGAGACGGTGTAGGCTTCACCGCCGCTGAaccgcacacagaaacacttaaAGCCTTTGAtgaaacagcacagctgctcagaAACTGTTTAATCCTAAGTTTTCTGGAGCGTTCTcttcagggggggaaaaaagaattgCAAAACCATAACAGACCAGAACGAACCATAACCATATCCAGATGGCTAAACATAAAATAAGTCAGCTTTAGCTGAGCTGTGCTCACAGCTCTTCACCTGCATTACAGAATTCAGCACAGCGCTGAGGCTGAAACGTCTCTGACTGAATTCAGCTGGGACTGAAACTGCGTAGCGTCTCAGTCTGGGGGGAGGCTCTCCTCAACACTAAAATCTGCATTGGAGTCGGAGGTGTCCGTTTCATTGTTTTGGAAGACTGGAAATTCAAGTCATTCAGGAAGAGGTTTGATGCCTTTGCAGTACTTACACGCTGCATGCGATGCAAAAACTCTTGTCTAGAAGCTGGGATCGATGGGTGCAGTTGCGGGTAAAACCACTTTGATAACTACGTGTTTTTTCCATGAAGGTCCTGGGTGGaaggcgccattttggctctgctgGAACAGGCCATGTGCAGGGTCTGCGCCGGGGTCAGTATGGAGAGAACAGGATGGCGGACCCTACGGCTGGCCGTATGGGCCCCGGAGTGGGgcgcaggaagggggggggcagagcgggCGTCTGAAAGAGGGGGGTGCTGGGCCGGgcgtggagggggagggaggccaTGCTCGTCGGGCAGAAGGGGCTGGAAATGAAGGCCGGGGATAACGGCTTGGCAAGGTCCTTCTGAAGCGCCAGTTTCACCTGcgggatcggggggggggaggggtgagaaaGCAGAATGagcagctcctcagcatcccGGTGAGCAGAGCTCCCACTTTTCATTTACACCAGCCCCTCTTCCCTAGGGGGCCCAGCCGGGACAGGCGCCGGACGCGCTCAGactcaagcacacctgatgcaCCCAATCAGGGGCTTCACTGCTCGTGTCAGGTGTTCTTCAGGCGGAGCTCGTCTAGAACCTGGGTCTGGCCAGGGGCAGCCAGAGAGAGGCTTGGGGGCCGCTCGTTTCATCAGCAACAACCAGGGCTGCTGGACACCTGGCTGACATCACCTgcttcagaaaacacacacctgtccgCACTGCCCTGCATCTACAGCAGAGGCAGCAACGAGCGTTGCAGTGTGAGTacgactgggcattccaaacagctcaggagaagggaaaaaagcattcaaaaaaTTAGAATCAGCAGCGATGAAACCATAACTGCTATGAGCCCGTTCCTGGGAACACAAAGCTCTCAAAGGCAAATTAAGCCCTTTTTAACATGCAAAGAAGTTCCACGCTAATGTGTGCTTCTGTGACTTCAGCTTTCTCTCATCGTGTGATTATATAAATACGAATCATCACAGACAGCTCTGTGGTCCAGTCAGACGCTGTTTATAAATGAGGCCAGACTCATTTTGAGCATGCAGACTCACTCGTATCcaaaatgcattgtatttaAAAGGTTCAGCAATAAAAGCAGTCCAGAAACAGATGCATTAGTCATTCAGTACCTGACTGCTTGGTGTCTATCTGAGTCTTGTGGGAGGTAAATGTGTCCAGGTGGGGCTAAATCTAGACAAGCCTTTCTTACCGCCAGTGCTGTGTTTCCGCGCTGCTGCTTGCTGTAGGGGCTGTATTTGGGCTTCAGAGGCTTCCCTGCCACTCTGTCCTTGTGCCTCCTGCTGGAGATGTGCTGCAAAACATCAGAGAAGATGATACCGATATGTGtgctgctgatctgtgctgCTGAGCTGTGCACTGCTGATCTCTGTGCTGCTGATCTCTGTGCTGCTGATCTTTGCTGCTGATCTGTGTGCTGCGGATCTTTGCTGCTGATCTTTGCCGCTTATCTGTGTGCTGCTTACCTGTGtgctgctgatctgtgctgCTGATCTGTGTGCAGCTGATCTTTGCTGCTGATCTGTGTACTGCTTATCTTTGCTGCTGAtctgtgtgctgagctgtgtaCTGCTGATCGTTGCTGCTGATCTGTGTGTTACTGGTCTGTGTGCTGCTTACCTGTGtgctgctgatctgtgctgCTTACCTGTGTGCTGCTGATCTTTGCCACTTATCTGTGTGCTACTGATCTGTATGCTGATCTGTGTGCTGCTGATCTGTGTGCTACTGATCTGTGCTGCTGATCTGTGTGCTGATCTGTGCTATTGATCTGTGCTGTTGATATGTGCTGTTGATATGTGCTGCTGATCTGTGtgctgctgatctgtgctgctgagctgtgtgctgctgaTCTGTGCTACTGATCTGTGTGCTGCTGAGTTGTGCTACTGATCTGTGCTGCTCATCTGTGTGCTGCTGATCTGTGATACTGATCTATGTGCTGCTGATTTGTGCTGTTGATCTGTgctgctgagctgtgtgctgctgaTCTTTGCTGCTGATCTTTTCTGCTTATCTCTTGTGCTGCTGATCTGTGTGCtgatctgtgtgctgctgcgctgtgtgctgctgagctgtgtgctgctgaTCTGTGTGCTGATCTGTGTGCTGCTGATCTGTGTGCTGATCTGTGTGCTGCTGATTTGTATGCTACTGAACAGTGCTGCTCTGAAGAATTAACATTCAGCATATATAAACACTGTAATAAGTGCACTGTGACTGCATGACTAACAGGAATCACAGTGGCGCACAGTGGTGTTCAGAGAGACAAAGTGCAGTATAATATGATGTACAgcaatgatgataatgatgatgatgatgatgatgatgagaagTGCAATGGAACTGTAATGTTAAGGGACAGGTATCACTGCAATGCAAAAACTGAACGTGTTTTCTTGTtctgatttaattattaattacaaGCAGTGTACAGCAGTGTGATCCAGTGTAAAACCGTATAATGCAGTGTAAAGCAATTTAAGGCAGTGTAAACAGTATAAGGCTGTATAAATCAGTGTAATGGTATGGTAATGGTATGCAAATCTGTGTAAtttagtgtaatgcagtgtaaatcAGTATAATGCAGTATAATTCAGTATAAgttagtgtaatgtagtgtagtgtaaattagtgtaatgtagtgtaatgcagtgtaaatcAGTATAATGCAGTATAATTCAGTATAAattagtgtaatgtagtgtagtgtaaattagtgtaatgtagtgtaatacaGTGTAAATCAGAATAATGCAGTATTATTCAGTATAAATTAgcgtaatgtagtgtagtgtaaattagtgtaatgtagtgtaatgcagtgtaaaaagTTGTAAAATAGCATGGATTAACCCATGTGGTTGGGATGTTAAGATGTTAAGCAGGTACCACAAGTACTGTAAAGTAGTGAAGTATAAACGCTTCTCAGTCTAATGCCGGATGAATTTAATACCTGCAATGTAATGAGAGGTCCCAGTAATGTCAACACTGCAGTGACTGAAAGTGACTTACCTGTTTGAGCTGAATTTCTGAGTTCACGTAGACATCACAGATTTCACAATGAAACGTTTTGTTCTGCAAGCCGGATCCTTTGATCACAGCGGCCTGGACCTTGAGCTTGGCCCCGGGCCGAGGGTAGGCCTTGATGGGGCCTGCTCCGTCCCGGGCCTCCTGCATGGTTTTGTGCTTAGAGCCTAGAAAGGGAGGAATAAAAGGATTTATAAAAACAGGCCCGAACTTCACAGAAAAGCTCTGGCTGTAGGCGCCTGACTCTAAGGCCGCAGGACAGCTGGATGCACACCTGTACTGTGGGCCTCCAGCTGAGACAGGGAGTTGACGGCCACTTTGCATAGCGAGCAGTACAGGAGTTTTctggccctctcctcctctgatTCGGCCGTGGTTGGAGGCGTGGCTGTGAGCAGGGCCTGATTGGCGGCCTCCGCGGGAGAGCTGCTGGGTGCTGGCTGGGACGTGGGCCTGGGGAGGCAGGACGACAATGACACGCCCGTCGCCGTGGGGACCGGAGCTTTGGGCGGAGCCAAGGTTTTCGGCACAGTCGGGGAGGCCATGCTGTTCTCTGAGGGGAAGACAGTGTAATGGAAATTTAGGGcaaggtgggggtgtgtgtcttCATACAACATGGGAAGCACTTCAAACCAATCACGCCCCCTCCTTCCACCGGTACTCCCCATCCTAGATCCCCTCACCTTAACACAGCAGCATCACAGTGCTCCTGAGTGTGAGGCTGACCCTAACACAGCAGCATCACAGTGCTCCTGAGTGTGAGGTTCACCCTAACACAGCAGCATCACAGTGCTCCTGAGTGTGAGGTTCACCCTAACACAGCAGCATCACAGTGCTCCTGAGTGTGAGGTTCACCCTAACACAGCAGCATCACAGTGCTCCTGAGTGTGAGGCTGACCCTAACACAGCAGCATCACAGTGCTCCAGAGTGTGCGGCTCACACTAACACAGCAGCATCACAGTGCTCCTGAGTGTGAGGCTGACCCTAACACAGCAGCATCACAGTGCTCCTGAGTGTGAGGTTCACCCTAACACAGCAGCATCACAGTGCTCCTGAGTGTGCAGTcaccacacagcacatcacatGCCTGATGGAGTCACccaacacagcagcacacagtgctccatgtgacacacacagcagcacacaccgatgtacacacactaacacagcagcacacagtgctCATGTAGCACCTaacacagcacatcacaggCCTAGtgtgcacacaacacacaacacacacacacacacacacacacacacaccacaaagtcccacacaacacacacacacgtcacacacacacacaccacaacacacacacgcacaatacacacacacacacacacacacacaaacacacgcacacactacacaacacaacacacacacacaacacacaccacaacacacacaaccacactaacacacaaacacacacaagcatgcacacacaccacaaatgtacgcacacagacacacacaccacaaacgtacacacagacacgtaccacaaacgtacacactgtgatgttctgtgtaaggacccacacgcagaccagggaaatccaaaaaacgttgtctttattcagtccgaggttcgaagccaggtaatcagagagaggacggtgccgaaacgagtttccaaaagaatagtgaaaaaaacaggcaaaaaatcaaaaaaccaggagatcagaatggcgaaggtacaaagggacaggcaaaagagaagtcaaggcaaagcgaaggtcaaaccagaagcaaacaaaaccaaaaggggcaggcaaactcgaagtcgtacaaaggggtgtcgcaggaatctcgatagacaaaggcttactaacaatcggcacaatgaattcgatcaacgttctgacactgaacaggtggaaaagactgacatttatacactggggaagataacaatcaaggaggggttaagtgagtgagggaggagtaacaaacaacatccaggtgaagaacattaggaaaactaattcaatgacaggggactgacaaaacgcggactggaatcacatagacaacaatgataatagacggcctgggtgaagcaggtaaaacacgtgcagagagagagaggtgcagtcagagcaagagacaggtgcaggcaattgcagaactcagcgttagagcaggctagaaagaaaaggggcggagctacagcgcagcatggaaaaggggagactggttaatgtattagtatagtgatctaaactatcaaaaacccaaaactagtgtgtgtttgtccattagtaatattcacatgttagtatattagtgaggttagtactttacaatctataaattagtagggattagtagaaattagtaaaactagaaataagcaggaagtaagtaaagcgagactggaaagaacgGGGGGAAaacacgaaaacccggaaccacccgaatagtgaaatcacacaaatacaggggagtgaagcagctcagggaacacagagacagtactggggagacaagtgaccgggaatacagactacaacacacacacatgcacacacacacctacacacacacacacacacacactcacacaaacacacacaccacaaacacacacacacgcacgcatacacacacaccacaaacgcacacacgtgcacatgcacacacagacacacacactacaaacgtatacacacactcaggcacacacacataccactaacacacacaagcatgcacacacacacacacacacacacatacacacaacacaaacatacacacacacagacgcatacacacaaacacacacacacacaccacaaacgtacacacacatgcacatgcgcacacacacacacacacacactacaaacgtacacatacacgcatgcacacacacaccacaaacacacacacgcacacacacacacacacatacacaccacaaatgtacacacacacacacacacacacacgtaccacaagcgtacacacacatacacacatacacctgcacacacaccacaaacatacacacacacgcacacacacacaaacactacaaacgtacactcacacacacgcacacatacacacaccacaaacacacacacacatgcacgcacgcacacacacacgcacacacacactacaaacgtacactcacacatacgcacacacacacacacacacaccacaaacacacacacacatgcacgcacacacacacatgcatgcacaaacacacacacatgcacatatacacacacacgcacaaacacacacacaccaaaaacatacacacacacacacacacatacacaccacaaatgtacacacacacactcatgcacacacacacaacaaacacacacacgcacacacacacacacacatacacaccacaaatgtacacacacacacacaccacaaatgtacacacacacacacacacacacgtaccacaagcgtacacacacatgcacacatacacctgcacacacaccacacaacacacacacgcacacacacacaaacactacacacacacacaccacaaacgtacacacacacgcacacacacactacaaacgtaaactcacacatacgcacacacacacacacacgtacaaacacacacaccaaaaacatacacacac contains:
- the LOC135241163 gene encoding zinc finger protein 385B-like isoform X1 — encoded protein: MKRPLSPTHLLDNGGMCAPFGAYREVEEPGPGHAHSQREKKTPFSLCEVCNIQLSSAAQAQVHYHGKSHLKRVKHLSNGEAPTATGPAPIPGHAPLSTISTGSPCQSSTLPALVRTPSLMPPQSVLDVKPFLSFPVDSASPVGLFPNFNTMDPVQKAVINHTFGVCVPPKKKQVISCTVCQLRFNSDSQAEAHYRGSKHAKKLKALDSSKNKQKTTPTKDSTKTMGSCPSPATSSSAEPLENSMASPTVPKTLAPPKAPVPTATGVSLSSCLPRPTSQPAPSSSPAEAANQALLTATPPTTAESEEERARKLLYCSLCKVAVNSLSQLEAHSTGSKHKTMQEARDGAGPIKAYPRPGAKLKVQAAVIKGSGLQNKTFHCEICDVYVNSEIQLKQHISSRRHKDRVAGKPLKPKYSPYSKQQRGNTALAVKLALQKDLAKPLSPAFISSPFCPTSMASLPLHARPSTPLFQTPALPPPFLRPTPGPIRPAVGSAILFSPY
- the LOC135241163 gene encoding zinc finger protein 385B-like isoform X2; its protein translation is MLLGSPCQSSTLPALVRTPSLMPPQSVLDVKPFLSFPVDSASPVGLFPNFNTMDPVQKAVINHTFGVCVPPKKKQVISCTVCQLRFNSDSQAEAHYRGSKHAKKLKALDSSKNKQKTTPTKDSTKTMGSCPSPATSSSAEPLENSMASPTVPKTLAPPKAPVPTATGVSLSSCLPRPTSQPAPSSSPAEAANQALLTATPPTTAESEEERARKLLYCSLCKVAVNSLSQLEAHSTGSKHKTMQEARDGAGPIKAYPRPGAKLKVQAAVIKGSGLQNKTFHCEICDVYVNSEIQLKQHISSRRHKDRVAGKPLKPKYSPYSKQQRGNTALAVKLALQKDLAKPLSPAFISSPFCPTSMASLPLHARPSTPLFQTPALPPPFLRPTPGPIRPAVGSAILFSPY
- the LOC135241163 gene encoding zinc finger protein 385B-like isoform X3, translated to MDPVQKAVINHTFGVCVPPKKKQVISCTVCQLRFNSDSQAEAHYRGSKHAKKLKALDSSKNKQKTTPTKDSTKTMGSCPSPATSSSAEPLENSMASPTVPKTLAPPKAPVPTATGVSLSSCLPRPTSQPAPSSSPAEAANQALLTATPPTTAESEEERARKLLYCSLCKVAVNSLSQLEAHSTGSKHKTMQEARDGAGPIKAYPRPGAKLKVQAAVIKGSGLQNKTFHCEICDVYVNSEIQLKQHISSRRHKDRVAGKPLKPKYSPYSKQQRGNTALAVKLALQKDLAKPLSPAFISSPFCPTSMASLPLHARPSTPLFQTPALPPPFLRPTPGPIRPAVGSAILFSPY